The Citrus sinensis cultivar Valencia sweet orange chromosome 4, DVS_A1.0, whole genome shotgun sequence DNA segment TCTATTACCATTACTATGCTATCAGCTTTGGGAAAATGAGTTGGGAGTTTTGGGAAGTTATTcaaaaaggttaaaattgAGTTATGTGGAAAGTGGGAATAATATCAGATAGCTTTTTGTGGTAGCAACTTTTCCATTTAAGCACTTGCTGAGTTGGTATAGAGTAAAGACTTTTGATAATTAGctcataaaatttgataaatagaAGCTATACCATTTACTCTTTACCACATGTATATCGGTATATGAATAGTATTAGAATTATCTAAAGTATTAATGTGACAATGAGTAACTGATAAACGAGCAATATTCTTCAAATATCCCAAGATTTTTCTAAAGTTAGTTAACCTGGAAAAGGACAAATATTCATAATTACCTGGGGTAAAGATTAATTCTGATAGCTGGAAAGATTTTCttcttgtaaattaattaaaataattgctttACCAAATGCTTTTATGTAATTGTACAAATTACATAATGCCTTTagtaattttgagatttttttttataacctCTCTAGATTAATGTTAGGATTCAGTATTGATTTGAGTTGTCCTATCACCATTATCTTCTTCTAAAAGATTTCTGTCATCACTGTACATTAAAacaatgtaaaattaatttaaattttattattatatccaATGACACAACTTTCAGAAAAGATCAGTATAAAGATCAGATCATAATTGAACCTAAATGTAACCagtaaaatattgtaaattttgacAGCTGATACTAAAactttattatatatgttcTAGGTTTTCAAGCGTAAAAAGATAACccagtattatatttataaaccACATTCTTCCTCGAACACCaactgtttattttttgtctataTATGAATAAACGATCAAAGAATTTATGGAtcagaacaaaaaaaagatgtatatatgtattattatagaaaaaaacaaattgaaaatgaataattaatatagaaaGAATGAATAATATCACCATTCATCTAACAAAGGGTGTCACAACAACTGTAGAGCTAAGTAGCTGGGCAGCGTGGCTGGTATCATTTGTCTTGTGGCTTGAGAGAATTCTATGTTggtcttttgttttttaattctcttttaCAGCCTCCATGGAATCTTCCCAACACATGGTTTAATTGTCTGGATGCTATCATGCATGTCTATGCATTTCTTGCACAGGGAATGTACTGTTCTTGCAGATCATAAGGCTAAGGTCCTGATTCCACTCTAGGTCTTCTTTCTAAGGATGCTATTGGACTCTCTTGTTATCAGTTTGCTTGAGGAAATTAATGATAGCTTTCcataacttttcttttttttcccccttaatTTACCGGCTAAGGCTCGTTATGATTCCTTTGATGGGATGTAAGCCATTAAGTATCTCTCTAACATCAAGTTCattcataaatgaaaaatataactaaaaaccATTGATCAAACAAAATTCAGCATACTAAATTACTGATCATTAAAAGTTTCATCAGATCCAACAAGCAGACAATTGAAAGAAACCTAGCTAGCTATAGCTAGCTCAGCCGTAGTAGtaattaaatatacatatgAACGTGTAATAACACTTCTGATTTACATACAAAGATTATTCATGAGTCATGAATTATAAACCTTACAAATAGAGATCattcaaaagaaagaacaataaagaggaaaagaaaaaaaaaacaagggaAAGTTGTAGCTATGAGCTTGTATTAGAGTGTTCTTCATGTACACTTGCATCTCTTCACGATCATGGCGGATTTTCCAGCAAGTGACTCGAAACTGGATTTAAAGAACGCATCAACCTCCTCTTTGTTAACGATCTGATGATGAGAGACCTGATGATTAATCTCGCCAAACAACTTTCTCTTGCATGCAATTCCCTTCCTCTTAATCACCGGCTTCCGCGGCGCCGGTGGTGGGGTTAAGGTTATGGGAATCTTGTTCTCGTCTTCCGTTGGAGTGTGAAGATCCAGTTCATCGTTAATATTACTCAGTAAGATTATGGCCGCGGTGGCGGcagtattattattactaaccTTCATGGTGATCTCTTCttgtgcttcttcttctttttcttcaatgttAACTACTGACGGCTTGATCTTTGGTGAATCATTGCTGATGATGATCAGTGGTTGCGGCTGATGATCAATATCACTGGACATGGCTAGCTAGCTCTAGCTGctaattatttaaagaaattgaaatttgtttgtttgactTCTTGTTGGTTGTGTTAAAAGATAAGAGAGACATATGATGAGGGGTGAAGATGAGGAGTCTGTgtaatttgtgtttatttataaataggaGAAAATGGGGAAAGGCGTACGCAAGAGGGAAGGCAAAAGAGATTGAAGGTTAAAGTGAAGTTGTTggattcttttattatttttattattttctgtttGTCCGTAAACATCAAAGGAAAATGACGTAGTCTTGGTGAAACGATAATAACCTCccacactctctctctctctctcactatatatatatataaaattttcaatcctgtattttaaaatacgaGAAAGTTtagaaaaactttaaaaccttggcttacaattttaaagtattatgaaattaatactTTCTCtgttgaaaattgattaaaaaaaaaaagagttgaaaagTCAATTTCGAAGATAtcatttgaattcaatttggAGATAGTCGAGAAGTTTGATAAGCAATTGGAAGTGGTCAAAACTATTGAAATGGTGGTTATTAAATGTTGAAAAATTGGCTTGATTTTAGGCAAAATCTTGCCTATAAAAGGAAGCTCTCATTTAAGAGCTTGGTATCCTAAATCCCAGAGAAAGAATCCAAGTTTTGGTGAGAAattaagagagagaaatattcTTAAGCATGTAGTTATATTGAAGGAGCATTTGACTCCTCAATATGGGTATTACGGGTTTACTTCGTTAAGGGATATTTCTCAGGATTATGTATTTGAGGCttgggtgagagaaaattatttctgagagtggttgtaataattttccacatagtgattatttttctctggttGTCTCTCGACAACGGCCGTGGGTTTTCTCCGGATTTGgagttttccacgtaaatcttgtgttgtgtgattggtgtattctccatttaatttttctattaatttgttgcttgataaattgcttggagtgatcttgggaggaagctcaatttcctaacattCTCGAACTTTTCTGCACTTGAAAATtcttaattggaaaaaaaatatatatatatatatatacacatgtgtgtgtatatatataaattttccaATATAAGATTTTAAAGTATAGGATCAGGctatggtgcaactgtggtaccgtacCACAGTTGTATCCAGCCGTTGGATACACTTAAATTGGTGGGATCCACTGGCATCCAACGACTGGATGTAACTGTGGCATGGTACCATAATTGCACCTAAGGTTTCCCCTAAAGTATAAGAAAATAcagaaaaactttaaaaccgtAGGATTTTAAagtgttaattttataatgctttaaaatcatgcggttttaaaattttctcaaactttctcacactttaaaatttcaaggtagggaatatatatatatattcgtTCTCTAATGGAGGtgctatcattttctttaatgtgAATTGTATGATAATTTAaccctttaaatttttgttttcttttggcttTTAACTTGAAGTTTCTTGATGGGTGTTAAGGATATCTTTGATTTAGCTGAGCTTTAAAGGAAATTACTGTAAGTAATTCTACATGCGTGCTCTataatatttgaagaattgTGTTCAATAAGCAAGAGGAGagcaacatcacacatggCCAGCTCTCATGAAGAGAGCTGTGCAGTCTCATGATAAGGATTAAGGAGAGCGATGTTACGCACTAGAACAGCCCTCAGTATTTgaaacttataattttgtcCTCCCATAGCTCTCTTCAGAGAGAGTGACATCGCCTACTTAAACAGCCCTCAATATTTGAAACTTACGGTCTTGTGGATGAACTATAAAGGACTGtcatatttacaaaataaattgagaGATCATTTATAAACCaaatacaatatatatattaatcttttaaaaatcttgAGTACTCTTGGGCTGCATCTATTGCGGTAGGTTATTGATTCATGCACATTTTGGCTaatcatgaaaaaataaatacacataaaattttcaaatgtatATAAGAACTAATTTTAAGGCTGGCATAAACTAATTATAAGATGACTTTTAAGTGTGAGTTTTATGCATACACCTGTGACAATTAATTGATATCGGCGACATATATACATTACGTTGAGTATGCAAATGGACACACCATGCCGTGTGTGGGATCGATATGATTTGGAGAGGACTGCCATGCGTAAAAGGTGAAATCTTCGAAATCACTAAACTAAGAATGATATGTCACCATAGACAGCGGTTTTACAGCAAACAGGATTATTACGATCCTGAAATGAATatgtgataaaattataatattaagcTTATGAGTACCTTTTAATTAAGCCAACTTTTGAGCGGTAagtatattaaaacaaaaaagatttgTAAATTATATCCATACGTAATAAGTCATTCTCTAGTGCAAATGTTCTTATTTTACTCGTTATCTTATAGTTCTGTAAAGGCATTGGATATAAACTTTACAGTGCTGTAAAGGATTCATGAATTCACATTTTAGAAGGCACCGACGTCCAAACAATAGAACAACTATAGATGTAAGTAATATTGGATTAGGTAATTAGGTTTTGCCAACAAAAAGACGGCCAATGAGGAAGACGCAGCCACATGGCAGGCAGCGTTTCCATGAAGATAGAGAATTGACGCATATGGAATAATCAAAGTGTCCTTTTTAGCTTTGCATGCAGGATCTGATGAAGAGCTTTTACTTTTGCTGAATCACATGTGGATCGCGTAAGAACTTGATACTTAcgtttgtttgttttgcagCCAAAAGTTGGTGACTAATTCTGACTTAAcgttaaatatttaaatttaattacattatcTCTCCAGCAGcgatgaattaatttttcttttattctttcgGTATTATCTGGTAAATGATAAGAATTGTTTTTAAAGATTTCGTTGCATAGGATACCATGTTGGAGTCCTGAATACacttatcttttaattattaaaaaatatgaggaagaagaagatgcaTGTTGGGTTTACCAAATACCAACCATTTCAAGAATGAATCTTTCCACGTGAAGTGTCTGCTTAGCCATACTAGATGTTCCGTTTTTCACTGTAAATTAATCCCaacaaaaatcttttttaaaagtgGGCACccataattgattattttctagGTGACATTGATGTCATAAGTTTGATAAATATCTAGAgcgtaaattttaattattaactcaTTCGTAAGTAACAatctttgcattttttattttcttttatatgttCCATCCAAATTTGAGATGTAGAAATGATAATGCTATTATTAACTATGGAAAAATTGttactgttaaaaaaaaattactgatATTACTTACAAATATTGCACTGTAAATGAGCTCTTATGATTAGCAATACGATC contains these protein-coding regions:
- the LOC102620005 gene encoding uncharacterized protein LOC102620005, translating into MSSDIDHQPQPLIIISNDSPKIKPSVVNIEEKEEEAQEEITMKVSNNNTAATAAIILLSNINDELDLHTPTEDENKIPITLTPPPAPRKPVIKRKGIACKRKLFGEINHQVSHHQIVNKEEVDAFFKSSFESLAGKSAMIVKRCKCT